DNA sequence from the Sinorhizobium alkalisoli genome:
CACCCATGTCGGCTGCGAGCACGGCGTCTGCGGGGCCTGCACCGTGCAGATCGATGGAAAGCCGGCACGCGCCTGCCTGACGCTCGCCCAGCAGGTGCGCGGCAGCGATGTGCGGACCGTGGAAGCGCTTTCGCCCGACCCGGCGGTGCTCTCACCACTTCAGGCGGCCTTCCGCCGCCATCACGGCCTGCAATGCGGCTTCTGCACGCCCGGCATCCTGATGTCGCTCGACGCGCTCTTGCGCGAGAGGCCGGGCGCGGGCCGGGAAGACATTCGCGAGCACCTCTCCGGCCATCTCTGCCGCTGCACGGGCTACGCGACCATCGTCGAGGCGGCGCTCGCCGCCGCGGAGGAACAACGGAAGGAGGAGAAACCGAATGCTTGATCTTGGAACGAGCTTCCTCGCGAGCGTCGAGCGCGACCCGGACGCGCTTGCGATCGTCGACGGGGAGATGCGACTGAGCTATCGCCACTGGTACGACAAGGTTTCGGCGCTTGCCGCAGCTTTAAGCGAGACTGGCCTGAAGCGGGGCGACCATGTGCTCACCGCCATGCAGAACCGTTGGGAGAACGCTTCGCTGCACTGGGCCTGCCAGTTTCTCGGCCTGATCGTCACGCCGCTCAACTGGCGAGCCAAGGCCGACGAGATCGACTTCGGCATTGAGGATGCCGGCGCAAAGGCCGTGTTTTACGAGGCTTCGACCGAAGAAGCCGTTCGCCTTTCGCGCCTCGCGCAGGGCCTGCCGCTATTCTCCGCCGATGTACTCGCCGGCATCATGGACGGCAGCGCCCGCGATGCGGTGCCGCTGGCGGACGCCGCAGACTGGTCGCTGATGCTCTATACGTCTGGCACGACGTCGAAGCCGAAGGGCGTGCCTCGACGGCATCGGGCCGAACGCGCCGGCGCCGTGGCCCACGTCGCGCAGAACCTCTACCGGCATGGCGAGCGCACACTCGGCGTCATGCCGCTGTATCACACGATGGGCGTGCGTTCGCTGATCGCTTCCTCGCTAATCGGCGGGACCTTCGTCTGCCTGCCGCGCTTCGACGTGGCAAAGGCGCTCGACCTCATCGAAAAGGAGAAGATCACCAACCTCTATCTGGTGCCAACGCTCTACCACGACCTCGTGCACCACGAGGCCTTTTCGCCCGAGCGCGTCGCCTCCGTCCGCAAGCTCGGCTATGCCGGCGCCTCGATGACCGACGGGCTCTTGAAGCGGCTCGACCAGACCTTCCGGCCGGCGCTCTTCGTCAATCACTACGGCTCGTCGGAGATCTACACCTTCACGATCGAGCAGAAGGCGGCTGCAAAACCCGGCTCCGCCGGCCGCGCCGGCATCAACCAGATGATCCGCGTCGTCAAACTGGGCAGCCCAAGCCCGGACGAGCTGGCGGCCGTCGGCGAGGAAGGCGAGATCATCGCGCTGATGAAGAGCGACGAGGCGTTCGAGGGATACTGGAACCGGCCCGACGCGGACGCCAAGGCGCTGCACGGCGGCTGGTACTTCACCGGCGACACCGGCTTCGTCGACCGGGATGGCGATCTCTTCGTCACCGGGCGGGCCGACGACATGATCATCACCGGTGGCGAGAACGTTTCGCCGGTCGAGGTGGAAAGCTGCCTGTCGCTGCATGAGCGCGTCGCCGAGGTCGCCGTCGTCGGCCTGCCCGACGAACGCTGGGGCAAGATCGTCGTCGCCTTCGTCAAGCGGCGCGGCGCCGTCACGGCCGAGGATCTCGACCGCCATTGCCGCGATTCCGGTCTTGCCAATTTCCGCCGGCCGCGCCGCTTCGTCTTCGTCGAGGCTATCCCGAAATCCCCTGTCGGCAAGCTGCTGCGCCGCCTTCTGGTGGCCGGCGAGTACACCGAGGAACGCATTCCCGAACATCAGTGAGCGGCCAGAACGCCGCCAGACCAACGAAAGGAAAACCCATGACCGAACAAGCCGCATTCCAGGACCCGCGCCTCGTCGAACTCGACGGCTTCACCGTCACGATCGATGCGGCCCGCCAGCGCGCCGACATCACGCTCGACCGTCCGCCCTACAACGTCGTCTCCATGCTGGCCCGCGAACAGTTGCGCCTCGTCTTCGAGGCTCTGGACGAGGACGACCGCGTGCGCATCATCGTCGTCGCCGGCAAGGGCGGGCACTTCTCGTCCGGCGGCAACATCAAGGGCTTCCTCGAAGCAAGCCCGGAGCATGTCTCGCACCTCGCTTGGAACATTGCGGCACCGGCCCGCTGCTCCAAGCCGGTCATCGCCGCCAACCGCGGCTACTGCTTCGGCGTCGGCTTCGAACTGTCGCTCGCCTGCGACTTCCGCATCGCGACCGACACCACGCGCTATGCGCTGCCCGAGCAGAAGCTCGGCCAGATCCCGGGCTCCGGCGGCTCGGCCCGCCTGCAGAAGATGGTGGGCGTCACCCGTACCAAGAACATCGTGATGCGCTCGAAGCGGATCACCGGCCAGGAGGCCTACGACTGGGGCATCGCCTCGGAAATCGTCGCGGATACCGACCTTGAAAAGGCCGTCGATGCACTCGTCGAGGAACTTATCGGCTTCTCGCCGCTCGCCCAGCGCACAGCGAAGAAGCTCCTGAACGACACGGATGATGCGCTGCTGTCGACGGCCATCGAACTCGAGGGCCATTGCTACAGCCGGCTTCGGACATCGGAGGATTTCCGCGAAGGCGTGCTCGCCTTCCACGAAAAGCGCGCGCCGGCCTTCGTCGGACGCTGAACCCCCGGTCGGGCGGGAACCCGGCTTCATTTTCCACGAGGAGGGAGCGGCCTCGGATCCGCTTCGGGAGGATAGAGAATGGATACGACCCAGCAGACGATACAGGAAAGACGCCTTATTGAACGGGGACCCGGCATCGCATCGGGTCTGCGCGACCTGCCGAAACATCTCGGCATCAAGTCGATGAGCGCCGGGCTTGTCGCCGCCATCTTCGGCTGCTCCGGCCCGGCCCTCATCGTGATCGGCGCGGCCGAGGCGGGCGGTCTTAGCAACGGGCAGACCGTCGCCTGGCTCTTCGCGATCTACGTGCTCGGCGGGCTCATCAGCCTGCTGCTCGCGCTCTACTACAAGCAGCCGATCAACGGCGCCTATTCGATCCCGGGTGCTGCCCTCGTCGCCGGCTCGCTTGCGACCATTCCGTTCAACGAAGCCGTCGGCGCCTTCATCCTGGCGGGCTTGCTGGTTCTGCTGCTCGGCGTCACCGGGCTCATCGGCAAGGTGATGCGCTGGCTGCCGATGCCGATCGTCATGGCGATGATCGCCGGTGCGCTGATCCGGTTTGCGATCGGCACCGTGACGGCGCTCGGCACGGCACCGCTAATTGCAGGTGCTGCGATCCTCGCCTTCTTCGTCTCGATGCGACTGACAAAGACCATTCCGCCGGTGTTGGCGGCCCTCGTCGCCGGCCTGATCGCGGCGCTCGCCACCGGTGCAGTCGGCGGCGGCGCTGCCAACATCGCCTTTGCCGCGCCGGAATTCACGCTGCCAGTCTTCTCGCTCGATGCCTTCTTCGCGATCGCCATCCCGCTCGCCCTTCTCGTGATCGGCGCCGAGAATGCGCAGGCGACCGGCGTGCTCATGGCCGAGGGCTATCGGCCGCCGGTCAACGCGATGACGATCATTTCCGGCATCGGCGGCGTCGCAGCCGGCTTCCTCGGCGGCCACAATGCCAATATCGCGGGCCCGATGACGGCGATATGCTCGTCCGAACAGGCCGGCGAGAACAAGGCGGGGCGCTATGCCGCGACGATCGTCAACGGCGTGCTCTTCGCCGCCTTCGGCCTTCTCGCCGGGGCCGCCGTTCCGATCGTGCTCAGCCTGCCATCGGCCCTCATCGGCACCGTCGCCGGCCTTGCCATGATCGGCGTGCTCCTGTCCGCCCTCCAGAACGCCTTCGGCAAGTCGCTCGGCAACCAGACCGGCGCCTTCGTCGCGCTGGCCGTCGCGATGTCGAACGTCTCGCTCCTCGGCATCAGCGCCCCCTTCTGGGCCCTGGTCGCCGGCGTCATCGTCTCGGCCCTGGTCGAGGCCCGCATACTCGGCGAGAAGCAGGCCGCGTGACCGCGCGGTAGGTATCGCGCGGGTCTCGCATGTTAAGGTAAACACTTCCCCCGGGGCCATTTGTTTTGCCCTAGGGGAAGAGGGTGCCAACGGATCAGCCGCTCTAGCTTGCCGAAGTGGAGCGACGAGTAACACTAGCCCCAACATCCAGCGTTAACAAACCGTCCGAGCCAGGCTTCTTCGTACTGGCGAAACCAGCCTTCGAGTGGCATCTTGCGCCAGGGGGACGCAAATGGTGACCGTGGGCAACTCAATCTCGATTGATTTAGCGCTTTTGAACGATGATCGCACCGGGGGCGCGACGCCGTCGACGCTGACACCGGTACAGCGCCTGACAGGAGTGCTCCGGGCGCAGCTGCTGAATGCGGTGGATGCAATTCGCTCAGGCCTCCTCACCTACGAAAGCCTCCGCAATATCAGCGAGGTCATCGGCGGGGAGTACGGCGACCGCGTCATCTTCGAACTCCTCCAGAACGCTCACGGTGCACACGACGAGGGTGAAGATGGCTCCATCCTCCTCAAACTCATGTTCCACGGACCCGAGCGAGGCGACCTGTTCGTAGCGAACAGGGGAAAGGGGTTCACTTGGGAGAATGTGAACGCGATCCGGAACGTGGGCGTATCCAGCAAGTCCGTTGGAGAAGGGATCGGCAACAAGGGCCTTGGATTTCGCAGCGTCGAGACCCTCGCCGATGATCCAAGGATCTATTCGCAGACCGAAGCCAGGTCGGCAGAGGCGTTTGACGGCTATTAAGGAGCAGCAACTTTCCCGTTGGCGAGATTGGCATTGCCAAACAGTCCCGGCGGCAGGTGACAATGGGGACTGGGTAACGTTCCGAAATGCCCGCATCTGGCCCGAGCAGGGCTACAAGCTTCTGCGCGTCCGCAGGCTGGTCAAGGCGGGGGTCAGGAACCTTGCTGATCCGGGTCTCGGCCTACAGCGACTGGAGCGGCTGCGCAAGCTTATGGAGCCGACCAACGTCAGGTCCATGCCCGACGAAAGAGGGCTGGCCGAGTGGATCGAGTCGGTTGCGCGCTCCCTTGATCAGGACGGCTCCCCGGCCAGAACCTGGGGAACTCTCTATGACGAGGCACGAAAAGCCTCACCCCAATGAACGGGCTGAGGCAGCTTGCCGGCAAGTTGATCATGAAAACCAGGGACGGCGGGCTGCACGCGGCGATGGGTCTGCCGAGTGGCGCACCGGTGTTTGTCCGTGAGCGCCGCTCAGGTTCGAGAGACAGGGATAGCGCGCCGCTTCCGCCTTCCACGGTCGCCAGCAAGTTTGCGATTCTCGCCGACGATATTCCCGTATCGCCCGAAGTCGTCTCAGACTTCATAAAGGCTGGCCTCCTGCGTCGATACGATGCATTGCAAGTTTTGCAGAGCGTTCCGTCGCTGTTCGGCGACAAGCCCGCTCCAAAGCACCGCGAGGCTGCCCTCAAATGGGCTTTCGACGTCTGGCGGGCAGAAGGACCAAGGTCGGAGAGGGTCCTGCGCCAAATCGACTTGCACGTCGAAACCAGAAGCGGATGGCGGGAAGCAAGCACCGCACGCTTCTCGTAGGGTTGGACGCCGGAAGGAAGAAAGCTCTCGACATACCTCGCCGAAGCGGCATCCCTGTCTCCCGATTGCGTTCAAGCGGCGAGATTTCTGCTGATCTCGGAGCCCGATTGGGCGCTCAAGTCGGAATCGGGCCGAAGACTGTGGACGGACTTTCTGCGCAAGGCAGGCGTGCGTGACGGGTTGCCGTTGCTGGACGACGAAGACGCGCCCAGGAGCGGTACTCCAATCTCCGTTTGGGATGCGTTCCTAAGTGCCATCGCAGGCCGATGCGCCAAGCGCCGAGAGCATCCCGCTCACCTTGAGAGAGCCATGCCCGGATTGCGGCGGCCCGATGCGCATCGTCGAGATCTTCCGCCGTGTCCAACGCCCGACAACCCGCGCACCGCCTCGAAAGGAGGCCGCATGATCCCATGCCTGCCATCTGCATCCCGGCGGCTCCGGTCCGCTCTTCCGCTCCGGGCCACCTCTGACCTGCGGCATTCAATGCCAATGGAAACGGTCCCGATCTTGCGGCACGCAACCACACGCGACCGTCAGAGCGCAGACCGCCTCGCTCCAAACCAGGTCGCCGATGGTCGGCCACTTCGCTCGCTCGGCCGAGCCCACCGGCCACGCCCAGGTGCTTTCCCCATAGAAGCCAGCGCCCGCCTCCCGCGGCTTCCTCCTTCCAAGGTATTCCAACGCGGGCCGGAACACCACCCGGAGGCAGCCGTCACCGCGGGGCCCGCATCGAAAAACCTTCAGGGAAAGCAGGACTTCTCCTGCCAGAACCGAACGTCCGCTGTGCAGGTCGGAAGAGACTTTCATGGCTTCGACCTAATCAACAAGAGGGACGGCAACAGTGCGAAGCCAGTTTCCGCGCTGACGTATCCACACGTCGGGTTGTCAATTCGGTGGAAGGTTGCGCCAAGAGCTGTGGAAACCTTGAACTTCGATGTTTTCGGCTGCTCTCGGTTGATGCTCGTGGCAGCGCGGCAACTGTCGGGTTAGCAGCAACTCTCCAACGGTTTGAAAAATGGTCGAGAAAAATCAAGGGCTTGCGGAATAGCGTCACTAGGCGCACGTGAATTGGACGAATAATGAACCGCTATCGCAGATTCTGGATCGAAAAAAGGAACAATTCCGTCTATTGACAACGAAAAACGGTCATGCTTTATCCTTCTTAACTCTAATATTAAGTGGGAACAGCATGAAGAGGGTTGTGCTTGGAAGTCGCGTCATCTCCTGCGAGGACGGCGTGCGTCCGAATTGGCAGGGCGTGGTCGTCTCGGGCGATCGCATTGAGCGGCTCGCGCGCCGCGAGGACGTTGCCGGACTTGACGGATATGAGGTCGTCGATCTCGGCGATGCGACGCTTTTGCCGGGCTTCGTCGATGTCCATGCCCATGCCGAAGTCGTCTGCCGTACGACTTTTCGTACCGTGGATTGCCGCGCGCCGGAATGCTCGACCGTTTCAGATGTCGCCGACGCCTTGTCGTCAGGCGCCGCGGACCTGGAGCCCGGCGAATGGCTGGTTGGGCAGGCCAACCTCTTCTTCGACCGCAAGCTGAAGGAAGGTCGCCTGCCGACACGCGCCGAACTCGACAAGGTCTCAGCCGACAGGCCGATCGCCTTACGTGCCGGAGGGCATATCACGGTGCTGAACTCCAAGGCGCTCGAGCGGGCGGGGATCGACCGCAACTTCGTCGCGCCGGAGCATTCCATCACCGGCAAGCCGGAAGTGATCTTCGGCGACGATGGCGAGCCGACCGGCGTCATAAAGGAAATGGATTCGCTGCTGCCGCTTCCGCGACCGGATGCCGAGGAGCTCAAGGCCTGCATCGCCTCGGGCCTGCGGCAGTATTTTACTGAATTCGGCGTGACGACCATCGGCGAGATTTCGGAGACAGTGGCCGGCATCGAATGCATGAATGCGCTTGCAGAGAGCGGCGAACTGCCGACCAGCATGCGGATCTACCTCTGGTCGCCTGGCACGCTCGAAAGTCTCGACAAGGTCAAGAACTGGCGCGACCACATCCGGCTGACGGTATCGGAGCGCGATCTCCGCATCCAAGGCCTCAAGCTGTTCTCGGATGGCGGCTTCTCGGCAAAATCGGCGGCGGTCAACTGCTGCTATGTTGGCCATCCCGGTTCGTCTGGCTCGATCGCCTTCGACCAGTATTTTCTGCGGAGGGCGTTCATAATGGCGCGCGAAGCCGGCCTCCAGCTCGCAGTCCATGCCAATGGCGACCGCGCCCAGGACTGGCTCTGCGACATGATCATCAAGCTCGGCGGCACCGAGCCCGGCCGTACGCGCATGCGGATCGAGCATGCCGGCAACCTCCTGCCCAATCCGGCGACTGCCCATCGCTGGGCGAGGGCGGGCATCATTCCCGTGCCGCAGCCGGTTTTCCTGTACACGTTCGGCGAATATTTCCCGGACTATCTCGGCGCCTACGGTGCGCGTGGCCGCTTCCCGTTCCGCTCGCTAATCGAGCAGGGCTGGCGCCTGTCCGGAAGTTCCGACGTCTGGATCGGCTCGGAGCGCGAAGCGACCAACCCCTTCTTCAGCATCTGGTGCTGCATGCGGCGGCAGACCTATGCCGGGCTGACCATCGACGAGGACGAAGCGCTCGATTTCGATACGGCGCTCCGGATGCACACGATCGATGCGGCGGCAGTGCTCGGCGAGCAGGATGACAAGGGCAGCCTCACGCCGGGCAAGCTGGCCGACATCATTGCAGTCGATGGCGATCCGCGGTCGATGGCGGTCGATGAAATCAGGCACTTGAAGCCTGGATACGTGATGTCGCGTGGCAGAACGGTGAAGAACACCGCGCCACGCCACTGAAACGGCGCGCAGTCCGCGCGCCTCAACTGGGAAGGTGAACATAATGAAAAAGAGGAACACGCTTGCGAGCGTGGCAGCTGTCGCATGCCTTCTTGCCGGAACCGCGCTGGCGGCCGACAAGAGCTGGTATCCCGTCGACGTCGAATCCTGGAACCCGCCCTTCGACATGGCGAGCCCGCGTTCGACCATCAGCTATACGCCGACGGAAAAGCCGGCCGAGGCGCTCAACATCTGTGTATCGGTGCCGCATATGAAGGATGCCTATTGGGTTGCCGTCGATTATGGCGTGACCGAGGAGGCGAAGCGCCAGGGCGTCAAGATGACAGTGCTCGAGGCGGGCGGTTATACAAATCTTGCCAGGCAAATCTCGCAGGTCGAGGACTGCGTCGCCAGCGGAGCCCAGGCCGTGATCCTCGGCGCCATTTCGGGCGACGGGCTCAACAATCTGATCAAGGAAATCTCCTCCCAAGGCATTCCGGTCATCGACTTCATGAACGGCGTGTCCTCCAAGGATATCGCGGCCAAGTCTCTGGTGTCCTTCGGAGAGATGGGTGCCGGCGCCGGCAGCTACATTGCCGGCAAGCATCCGACCGGCAGCGGCAAGGTCAAGGTCGCCTGGTTCCCGGGGCCCGCCGGCGCGGGCTGGGTCGAGGCGGGCAATACGGGCTTCGTCGCTGCCATCAGCGGCTCGGATATCGAACTGGTGGATACCCGCTATGGCGATACCGGCAAGGAGGTGCAGCTCAAGCTCGTCGAAGACGCGCTGCAGGCCAATCCGGATCTCACGTATATCGTCGGCACCGCGCCGACGGCGGAAGCGGCGATCCAGGTTCTCAAGCAGCGTGGTCTGAGCGACAAGATCAAGGTGGTCTCCTACTACACCACGCCGAGCATCTATGATGCGATCGTGAAGAAGGAGGTTCTGGCGGCCCCCACCGACCTCGCCGTCATCCAGGCCCGTATCGCCGTCGACCAGGCGATCCGCATCCTGGAGAAGAAGGACTATGTCAAGCATGCCGGCCCGAAGCTGAAGGTCATCGACCAGGAGAATGCGGCGAGCTTCGACCCGCTGGCCTCCGTGGCGCCGACGGACTTCAAGCCGATCTTCTCGGTTGAGTGAGCCATGAGCAACCCGGCTTTCAAGCCCAGTCCTGCCGCGCCAGCGGCAGGTATTGCGCCTCTCCTCGAGACGAAGGGACTGATGAAGCGCTACCCAGGCGTCGTCGCCCTGGCCGACATGGATTTCGACCTGCGCGCCGGGGAAGTCCATGTCCTGTTCGGGGAGAATGGCGCGGGCAAGTCGACACTGATCTCGCTGCTGGCCGGTGCTGGTGAGCCGAGCGAGGGAAGTATTGTGATCAACGGCAAGACCGTGTGCTTCAAGTCGGTCCATGATGCGCGCGCGCATGGCGTCCGCACCGTGTTCCAGGAATTCTCACTCGTGCCGCAACTGACGGTCGAGCAGAACATGTTCCTGGGCCAGGAATTTCGCCGCGGTCCGTTTCTCGACAAGGCGGCACTGCGCCGGAATGCGCGGGAGATCCTCGACCGGCTCGGCTTTGACCTCGATCTGCAAGCGCTCGTCGCGACACTCGCACGCGCCGATCAGCAGATGGTCGAGATCGCCAAGGCCTTCACG
Encoded proteins:
- a CDS encoding (2Fe-2S)-binding protein, yielding MPRMNAARKHPVDFTLNGRTVLAEAENRMLLSDLLRHELGLTGTHVGCEHGVCGACTVQIDGKPARACLTLAQQVRGSDVRTVEALSPDPAVLSPLQAAFRRHHGLQCGFCTPGILMSLDALLRERPGAGREDIREHLSGHLCRCTGYATIVEAALAAAEEQRKEEKPNA
- a CDS encoding AMP-binding protein, whose amino-acid sequence is MLDLGTSFLASVERDPDALAIVDGEMRLSYRHWYDKVSALAAALSETGLKRGDHVLTAMQNRWENASLHWACQFLGLIVTPLNWRAKADEIDFGIEDAGAKAVFYEASTEEAVRLSRLAQGLPLFSADVLAGIMDGSARDAVPLADAADWSLMLYTSGTTSKPKGVPRRHRAERAGAVAHVAQNLYRHGERTLGVMPLYHTMGVRSLIASSLIGGTFVCLPRFDVAKALDLIEKEKITNLYLVPTLYHDLVHHEAFSPERVASVRKLGYAGASMTDGLLKRLDQTFRPALFVNHYGSSEIYTFTIEQKAAAKPGSAGRAGINQMIRVVKLGSPSPDELAAVGEEGEIIALMKSDEAFEGYWNRPDADAKALHGGWYFTGDTGFVDRDGDLFVTGRADDMIITGGENVSPVEVESCLSLHERVAEVAVVGLPDERWGKIVVAFVKRRGAVTAEDLDRHCRDSGLANFRRPRRFVFVEAIPKSPVGKLLRRLLVAGEYTEERIPEHQ
- a CDS encoding enoyl-CoA hydratase/isomerase family protein; this encodes MTEQAAFQDPRLVELDGFTVTIDAARQRADITLDRPPYNVVSMLAREQLRLVFEALDEDDRVRIIVVAGKGGHFSSGGNIKGFLEASPEHVSHLAWNIAAPARCSKPVIAANRGYCFGVGFELSLACDFRIATDTTRYALPEQKLGQIPGSGGSARLQKMVGVTRTKNIVMRSKRITGQEAYDWGIASEIVADTDLEKAVDALVEELIGFSPLAQRTAKKLLNDTDDALLSTAIELEGHCYSRLRTSEDFREGVLAFHEKRAPAFVGR
- a CDS encoding benzoate/H(+) symporter BenE family transporter, with protein sequence MDTTQQTIQERRLIERGPGIASGLRDLPKHLGIKSMSAGLVAAIFGCSGPALIVIGAAEAGGLSNGQTVAWLFAIYVLGGLISLLLALYYKQPINGAYSIPGAALVAGSLATIPFNEAVGAFILAGLLVLLLGVTGLIGKVMRWLPMPIVMAMIAGALIRFAIGTVTALGTAPLIAGAAILAFFVSMRLTKTIPPVLAALVAGLIAALATGAVGGGAANIAFAAPEFTLPVFSLDAFFAIAIPLALLVIGAENAQATGVLMAEGYRPPVNAMTIISGIGGVAAGFLGGHNANIAGPMTAICSSEQAGENKAGRYAATIVNGVLFAAFGLLAGAAVPIVLSLPSALIGTVAGLAMIGVLLSALQNAFGKSLGNQTGAFVALAVAMSNVSLLGISAPFWALVAGVIVSALVEARILGEKQAA
- a CDS encoding sacsin N-terminal ATP-binding-like domain-containing protein — translated: MVTVGNSISIDLALLNDDRTGGATPSTLTPVQRLTGVLRAQLLNAVDAIRSGLLTYESLRNISEVIGGEYGDRVIFELLQNAHGAHDEGEDGSILLKLMFHGPERGDLFVANRGKGFTWENVNAIRNVGVSSKSVGEGIGNKGLGFRSVETLADDPRIYSQTEARSAEAFDGY
- a CDS encoding amidohydrolase, whose translation is MKRVVLGSRVISCEDGVRPNWQGVVVSGDRIERLARREDVAGLDGYEVVDLGDATLLPGFVDVHAHAEVVCRTTFRTVDCRAPECSTVSDVADALSSGAADLEPGEWLVGQANLFFDRKLKEGRLPTRAELDKVSADRPIALRAGGHITVLNSKALERAGIDRNFVAPEHSITGKPEVIFGDDGEPTGVIKEMDSLLPLPRPDAEELKACIASGLRQYFTEFGVTTIGEISETVAGIECMNALAESGELPTSMRIYLWSPGTLESLDKVKNWRDHIRLTVSERDLRIQGLKLFSDGGFSAKSAAVNCCYVGHPGSSGSIAFDQYFLRRAFIMAREAGLQLAVHANGDRAQDWLCDMIIKLGGTEPGRTRMRIEHAGNLLPNPATAHRWARAGIIPVPQPVFLYTFGEYFPDYLGAYGARGRFPFRSLIEQGWRLSGSSDVWIGSEREATNPFFSIWCCMRRQTYAGLTIDEDEALDFDTALRMHTIDAAAVLGEQDDKGSLTPGKLADIIAVDGDPRSMAVDEIRHLKPGYVMSRGRTVKNTAPRH
- the torT gene encoding TMAO reductase system periplasmic protein TorT; amino-acid sequence: MKKRNTLASVAAVACLLAGTALAADKSWYPVDVESWNPPFDMASPRSTISYTPTEKPAEALNICVSVPHMKDAYWVAVDYGVTEEAKRQGVKMTVLEAGGYTNLARQISQVEDCVASGAQAVILGAISGDGLNNLIKEISSQGIPVIDFMNGVSSKDIAAKSLVSFGEMGAGAGSYIAGKHPTGSGKVKVAWFPGPAGAGWVEAGNTGFVAAISGSDIELVDTRYGDTGKEVQLKLVEDALQANPDLTYIVGTAPTAEAAIQVLKQRGLSDKIKVVSYYTTPSIYDAIVKKEVLAAPTDLAVIQARIAVDQAIRILEKKDYVKHAGPKLKVIDQENAASFDPLASVAPTDFKPIFSVE